The stretch of DNA TTTCTCCCGACTTAATATCATACTTACCGTCGGCTATTGCTACAGAATTTTTAGCACTTACAGTATTTCCCGCAGTATCCATTGCATACTTACCATCCACAAAGACTACTTTATCTTGAGATACAATCCCTCTACCATAAGGTGAAAAAAGATTTAAAATTCCTGTACCGTTAAAACTTAAATCACTCTTTGAAAAAATAACTGAATCCTTATTTTCCTCTTTATTAAATTCTCCTTTCAGCTCTAATTTATTCTTAGTGTCTGATGCAAGAGTAATAATCGTTTTTTTAGCATTATCAACTAAAATAGGATTCCCTCTAGTCGAAGAAATTTCAACTCCTTTTAAAACAAGTCTAACTTTATCATCACTTTTTGCATTAACTACTATTCGCCCATCATCAAGTTTACCGGTTAAAATGTAAGTACCTCCTGAAGAAATAGTTATAACATTTCCCGATACGCTCACATTTTTTGCCTTTAATTTAGAAATATCACTTAAATTCAAAACTGTACTATTTTTCTCATCAATCATTGCATCATAATCATCATCTGCAAAAATATTCGACTTAGCATTTGAATTTGTTCTATTTACCTTCATGTTTTGCATAGACTGTGTATTGGCTTCCTTTGTAGGTTTGCTACAAGCTATCAAACAACCGGACAATATAGCTAAACTGAATAATTCAACTACCAATTTATTAGCCTTCATATGTCCTCCTTAATACTATTTCAATACAATTAAATTCTTATATATATTTTGTAATTATATTTTATAAAAACAACCTTTGATTAACCTTAAATATATTTTTATTTTAAAAATATTTTAGAATAAGAAAAAAATGATGTATCAAGGAAAATTATATGATAGGAAGATTAACATAAACATAAAATTATAAAAATTAGACTACAATAATTGATGTATCTACGATACATTTCAATTTTGCTTTTACATAAGCAAAAGTGTGAGATCTCTACAGTCGATTGTACTCAAATCAAAGATTTGAACAATCTTTGCGTCAGACCTACTATAGATTATTTACAAGTAAATAATCTAAGTTAGGGCTAGATTGACTACGTTGCACTACGCTCGAGATGACAAATAAGGAGAAATCTTCGCTTAAGGGCTAGACGTTAAAGGTAAATAAACTTCAAAATGTATTTAAAAGTTCGAAAAAATTATTTAAAATTATATAAAATAAAACAAAAAGAGCTATTAATTTAATAACAGCTCTAATCTATATTATTCAATTTTTATAATTTAACTGTAAAAACAATTCTCTCTCCGTCAAAACTATCAGCAGAAATTTTCCCTTTATGTTTTAAAACAATTGACTGAGCAATAGAAAGTCCGATCCCATATCCGCCGGTTTTACTGTTCCTTGAACTATCCGCTCTGTAAAATCTTTCAAACAAAATATTATAGTTTTTAATCTCTAAATTATCTGCTTCATTTTCTACAGTAAATACTATCTTCTTATTTTGTTTTGTAAGTTTAACATTTATATCACTTTTTTCTCTTGCATATTTGATAGCATTATCAAGCAAAATTCCTATAACCTGCCTAATTAACTTTTCATCTCCCTTAAAGGAAATATCTTTTTCAATATCTGTAACAATATTTTTATCCAAACTTAAGGCATAATCCTTAACGTCCATAACACAATCATCAAGTGTATCTGAAAGTGAAAACTCTAATCTGTCCAAATCGTCCGATTCTTCAAGTTTTGTAAGTGAAATCAAATTTCCGATAAGACCATTTAATCTATTTACCTGCTTGTGAATATTTCCTGTCCATTTACTCTCTCCGCTTTCCATTTCAAGCACATCTGCACTCGTATTTATTATAGCCAGCGGAGTTTTTAACTCATGACTTGCATCTGTAATAAAAGCATTTTGCTTTTCATAGGCTTGAACCATCGGTGCAACAGCCTTTTTAGATAAAACGAATGAGAAAAACGTAACAAATCCCAAAACAAAGAAACTTATAACAACACTATTACCAAGATTCGAATAAAAAACGTCAAAATCTTTTACAACATCTACAAAGGCGATTAATTTACCGTTTTCTGTATTTTCAACAACATATTTAAAACCTCCATAATATCCTCTACTTTTCCCGCTGGATAAAACATCTTTTGCGTATTCTACCGCCTCAGATGCACTTGTAAAAAATACATCATCAGTATTAACCGTTATAACATTTTTTTTATTATCCGTCTTAACTGTGAAAAATCTATTTGAGAAATTTTTTAAATAGACAGTTTTTTCTTCTTTAGAATTATCATTAAGTTTAAAACTTGGCATAACTCCATTGTTTTCCACTAATGTTTTCAACAGCTCATCAGAACTACGTTTAAGATTATAAAAATTTGTAACATTTACAAATGCCATTATTGACAAAAGCACGATTGCTATAATCCCAACTGAAAAATAGATAAACTTTTTTCTAAGTTTACTTTCCATTTATAGTCTCCAAAGAGTAGCCAACATTTCTAGTTACTTTTATTTCAACATCTGCATCTAACTTTGCAAGTTTCTTTCTAAGATATGAAATATAAACCCACACAACGCTTATGTCGGAATCTGTATCATAACCCCATATTTTATCCATAAAAGTATCTGCAGAAATTATATTTGAAGGTGTTGACATAAGCATTTCAAGCATTTGAAATTCCTTATTTGTAAGTTTATAACTACCTTTTTCAGAAGATAATTCAAAATTTGTTCTATTTAAGGTGATATTTCCAAATGTTAAAACATTGTCTGTAACAGTTTCTTTCCTTCTGGTTATGGCTCTAAGTCTTGCAAGAAGTTCTTTAACTTCAAAAGGCTTCGTTAGATAATCATCCGCTCCACAATCAAGTCCTATAACTTTATCTTCAAGTTCAGACTTTGCTGTAAGCATAATAACCGGAATACTGTTCCCATTTTCTCTTATAGTTTTTAAAACAGTAATTCCGTCAACTTTCGGCATCATAATATCTAAAACAACGGCATCATAGTTTTCCGCTTCCAGATAAGTAAGAGCTTCTTCTCCGTCATAAACGACATCAACAGAATATTTATTACCTTTCAAAATAGTACAAAGACCATCTGCCAAATCAATTTCATCTTCACAAATTAAAATTCTCATAAAATCACCCCGTATTTCTATTTATAATAATAACAGTATAACCTTAAAACAACTTAAAATCAAGTATTAAAAAATCACTCAAACGAGTGATTTTTATTTATCAAAAGTATTGTTAAAAAAACAAATTAATTTAAATTCAATTTACTTCTTACATAACTTTCAAGCATTGAAGCTTTTTCTTTATTCATTGCAGGGACACCTTTCAGTTTGTAGTCTCTTCCAAGTTCTTTATACTTTGCAACTCCCATTATATGATAAGGTAGTATTTCAACTCTCTCTATTTTATCTCGATAAGGCTTAATTATTTCAATAAATTTGTCCATTGATTCCTTATTATCTGTAAAACCGGGAACCATAACATGTCTGAACCAAATTTTACCTTTATAATATTTTTCAATATATTCCAAAAATTTATAAAATCCGTCCATTTTTTGCTTTACCATTTCTATATAACCTTGATTTGAAAAACTTTTTACATCCAAAAGAATTGTATCTGTATTTTCTAAAATTTCTTTAAAATACTTTTCATTTCCATAACCGCTTGTATCAATACAAGTATTATAGCCATTTTCTTTTAAAAGCTTTAGAGTTTCAGCAAGAAATTCACCTTGTAAAAGAGGCTCTCCACCTGAAAAAGTTACTCCGCCATTATCTCTATAATATGTTTTGTATCTTTCGGCTTTAGACAGCACAAAATCAGGTGTTATCTCCGTACCACCTTGCAATGCTTGAGTATCCGGGTTGTGACAGTAAAGGCATCTTAGAGGACAACCTTGTAAAAAGAAAATTGTTCTTATGCCCGGTCCGTCAACAAGCCCCATTGTTTCAATTGAGTGCAACCTGCCTATTACCATAAAATCACCTTTTAATAATTATAAAAAAATGTAGAAAAAACAAAGCAGGACAACCTGCTTTGTTTGTTTTATCATTTACTTTGCAACTTCTTAACGACTTTCATGGAAAGTTCTGTGAATTACTTCCATTTGTTGTTCTTTTGTAAGTCTGTTAAATCTAACTGCATATCCGGAAACACGAATTGTCAAGTTTGGATATTTTTCCGGATGATCATAAGCATCCAATAAAGTTGCTCTGTCAAGTACATTAACATTCAAATGGAATGCTAATTGTTCAAAATAACCGTCCATTAAGTTTGTTAAATTAACTTTTCTTTCATCTTCACTCTTTCCTAATGCTGTCGGAACTATTGAGAATGTATTTGAAATACCATCTTGACAACATCCTGCAAAAGGAATTTTTGCAACTGAGTTAAGTGATGCAATTGCACCTGTCTTATCTCTTCCGTGCATTGGGTTAGCACCCGGTGCGAATGGTTCGCCTTTCTTTCTTCCGTCAGGAGTTGTTCCTGTCTTCTTACCATAAACTACATTTGAAGTTATAGTTAAGATTGAAAGTGTGTGTTCAGAATTTCTATAAGTAGGAGTTTTTCTAAGTTCTTCCATAAATCCTTCAATAACTTCTACTGCAATTGAGTCAACTCTGTCATCATCATTTCCGTAAGTTGGAAAATCTCCTTCTACTTCAAAGTCAATAGCTAAGCCGTTTTCATCTCTGATTGGTTTAACTTTTGCGTATTTAATTGCACTTAATGAGTCAGCTACGATTGAAATACCGGCTACACCGAATGCCATATATCTATGAACAAAAGTATCATGTAGAGCCATTTGTCCAGCTTCATAAGCGTATTTATCGTGCATATAGTGAATTGTATTCATTGTATTTACATAAAGTTTTGCAACTTTTTCTAAAACTAATTTGTAGTTAGCATAAACTTTGTCGAAATCTAAAACTTCATCTTTAATTGGTTCAATACCATCTAAAACTTTGATTAGAGAACCGTCTTTTGCTCTCTTCATTTCATCAACGCCACCGTTAATAGCATAAAGAAGTGATTTTGCAAGATTTGCTCTAGCTCCAAAGAATTGCATTTGTTTACCAATTACCATTGAAGATACACAACAAGCAATTGCATAGTCATCTCCGTGAACCGGTCTCATTGCATCATCATTTTCATATTGTAATGAACCTGTTTGAATACTCATTTTAGAACAATAGTTTTTCCAAGCTTCCGGTAAATCTAAACTCCAAAGAACAGTCATATTTGGTTCCGGTGAAGAATCCAAATTAGTTAAAGTGTGTAAAATTCTAAAAGCAGTCTTAGTAACTAATGTTCTTCCATCAAGACCCATACCACCTAGAGATTCAGTAACCCAAGTAGGATCTCCAGCGAATAAATCATCATATTCAGGAGTTCTTAAATGTCTCATCATTCTAAGTTTCATAACGAATTGGTCGATTAATTCTTGAGCTTCACTTTCTGTTAAAGTTCCTTCGTCAATATCTCTCTTGATGTAGATATCTAAGAATGCACCATTTCTACCAAGGCTCATTGCAGCTCCGTTATTTTCTTTAACAGCTGCTAAATAAGCAAAGTACAACCATTGAATAGCTTCTTTAGCATTTGTAGCCGGAACAGAAATATCATAACCATATTCCAAAGCCATTTTCTTCATTTCATCTAAAGCTCTGTATTGTTCAGAAAGTTCTTCTCTAAGTCTGATAATATCTTCTGAAGCTAATTCACTTTCCAATTTTCTAAATTCATTTAATTTATCTTCTCTTAATCTGTCAATTCCATAAAGAGCAACTCTTCTGTAATCTCCGATAATTCTTCCACGTCCATAAGCATCTGGAAGACCTGTTAAAAGACCAACAGTTCTAGCTTTTCTCATTTGAGAAGTATAAGCGTCAAAAACACCTTGATTATGAGTTTTTCTAAATTCATTGAAATATTTTTCGATTGTCGGATCCATCTTTAATCCATAAGCATCTAAAGAATTTGTAACCATTCTGTATCCGCCATAAGGATTTACGATTCTCTTCATTGGTTCATCAGTTTGAAAACCTACAATCAATTCATTTTCTTTGTCTAAATAACCTGCAGGATAATTATTAATTCCTGAAACTCTTGTAGTATCAACTTTAATAGTTTTTGATCTAACTTCTTCTAAGATTAAGTCTTCAGCTTTTTTCCATAAGTTTTTAGTTCTTTCAGTTGGTTCAGCTAAGAAACTTTCATCTCCTTCATAAGGTGTATAATTTAATTGAATGAAATCTCTTGTATCAATATTTTCACTCCAATTACCTTTTTTAAAACCTCTCCAAGCGTCCATAAAATCATCTCCTAAAATTTATATTAATTACGTAAACTTATTTACTATGTTTATAGTATATACCCAGAAAAAACTTTCGTCAGTGATTACAATCACAAAAATGATATATTTTCAAACATTTTCATAAAATTTTCAAAATTTTTTTCACTTTGTAAAACTGTATCTAAATTTCTAAATAATTTAATCCATAAATTTTTTTAATCGTTTTCATTAAACAACATAACATATTAATTTTTTTAACAAATTTATTACATCACAATATAGAATTTAAAGCAAAAATAATTTTTAAATCCCTATTCCATTTTTTGTCATTTTGCAATAAGAATCTCACCCTTTCACAATACTTTGCATCGGGCGGGTACCCAAGAACTTTGTTGTTTCACAATAAAAAGGGCTCAAAGCCCCTTTTTAAAGTAAAATTATTTTACATTTTCATATCTATAACCATACGGCCTGTAATAACTCCATCTTCCATTTCTTTGAAAATAGCAGGGGCATCTTCTATTGGACGTTTTTTAACAACCGGAACAACCATTCCTTCTGCACCGCATTCTTTTGCAAGAGCAAGTTTATCGTCATTTATATCAACAGCTACAACGTGAGCATTAAAAACTTTCTTTGCATATTAAACAGCCAAGTTTCCAAGTCCGCCTGCTCCGTATAGTGCAATCCATTGACCCGGTCTTAGTTTTGCTGCTTTAATTGCCGCATAACAAGTAACACCTGCACAAGTAATACTACTTGCTTGAGCCGGATCCAATCCGTCAGGTACTTTAACTGCATAATCAGCAGTTACAATACATTGAGTTGCCATTGCACCATCAACGGAATATCCTGCATTTTTAACAGTTCTACAAAGAGTTTCTCTTCCTGTATCGCAATATTCACAACAACCGCAACCTTCAAAGAACCATGCAATACTTACTCTATCGCCAACTTTCAAAGACTTAATGCCTTCGCCAAGTTCTCTTACAATACCGATACCTTCATGTCCCAAAACACGACCCGGAACCTTTCCAAAATCTCCTTTAGCAACATGCAAGTCAGTGTGACAAACTCCACAATACTCAACATCTACTAACGCTTCTCCGTAACCCGGTTTTCTGATATCTCTTTCAACCAATTCAACCCAAGTTCCTTCTTTAATTAACAACTACAGCTTTCATAAAAAACCTCCTTCATAAAACTGTTTTATTATAATAATCTCAAAAAATTAACAAATAAATTTTTTATGTGAAATATTTGAAATTATCTTTCATTACATTCTTATTATAACTCCATCAGCAAACGCTGTCAATATTTTTTAACAAAATAATTTAAAATTTTTGCGGTTTATCGTGTTGTTGATGTTTTTAACAAATATTGCTCACAAATAAAAATATATTTTTGAATTTTATTCAAACTTTTTTACTCTCGAAGTATATTGCAAATCACACTTATTCCTAATTAATATAATTATTTTAAAATATTGT from Parvimonas micra encodes:
- a CDS encoding sensor histidine kinase, producing the protein MESKLRKKFIYFSVGIIAIVLLSIMAFVNVTNFYNLKRSSDELLKTLVENNGVMPSFKLNDNSKEEKTVYLKNFSNRFFTVKTDNKKNVITVNTDDVFFTSASEAVEYAKDVLSSGKSRGYYGGFKYVVENTENGKLIAFVDVVKDFDVFYSNLGNSVVISFFVLGFVTFFSFVLSKKAVAPMVQAYEKQNAFITDASHELKTPLAIINTSADVLEMESGESKWTGNIHKQVNRLNGLIGNLISLTKLEESDDLDRLEFSLSDTLDDCVMDVKDYALSLDKNIVTDIEKDISFKGDEKLIRQVIGILLDNAIKYAREKSDINVKLTKQNKKIVFTVENEADNLEIKNYNILFERFYRADSSRNSKTGGYGIGLSIAQSIVLKHKGKISADSFDGERIVFTVKL
- a CDS encoding response regulator transcription factor, encoding MRILICEDEIDLADGLCTILKGNKYSVDVVYDGEEALTYLEAENYDAVVLDIMMPKVDGITVLKTIRENGNSIPVIMLTAKSELEDKVIGLDCGADDYLTKPFEVKELLARLRAITRRKETVTDNVLTFGNITLNRTNFELSSEKGSYKLTNKEFQMLEMLMSTPSNIISADTFMDKIWGYDTDSDISVVWVYISYLRKKLAKLDADVEIKVTRNVGYSLETINGK
- the pflA gene encoding pyruvate formate-lyase-activating protein, translating into MVIGRLHSIETMGLVDGPGIRTIFFLQGCPLRCLYCHNPDTQALQGGTEITPDFVLSKAERYKTYYRDNGGVTFSGGEPLLQGEFLAETLKLLKENGYNTCIDTSGYGNEKYFKEILENTDTILLDVKSFSNQGYIEMVKQKMDGFYKFLEYIEKYYKGKIWFRHVMVPGFTDNKESMDKFIEIIKPYRDKIERVEILPYHIMGVAKYKELGRDYKLKGVPAMNKEKASMLESYVRSKLNLN
- the pflB gene encoding formate C-acetyltransferase translates to MDAWRGFKKGNWSENIDTRDFIQLNYTPYEGDESFLAEPTERTKNLWKKAEDLILEEVRSKTIKVDTTRVSGINNYPAGYLDKENELIVGFQTDEPMKRIVNPYGGYRMVTNSLDAYGLKMDPTIEKYFNEFRKTHNQGVFDAYTSQMRKARTVGLLTGLPDAYGRGRIIGDYRRVALYGIDRLREDKLNEFRKLESELASEDIIRLREELSEQYRALDEMKKMALEYGYDISVPATNAKEAIQWLYFAYLAAVKENNGAAMSLGRNGAFLDIYIKRDIDEGTLTESEAQELIDQFVMKLRMMRHLRTPEYDDLFAGDPTWVTESLGGMGLDGRTLVTKTAFRILHTLTNLDSSPEPNMTVLWSLDLPEAWKNYCSKMSIQTGSLQYENDDAMRPVHGDDYAIACCVSSMVIGKQMQFFGARANLAKSLLYAINGGVDEMKRAKDGSLIKVLDGIEPIKDEVLDFDKVYANYKLVLEKVAKLYVNTMNTIHYMHDKYAYEAGQMALHDTFVHRYMAFGVAGISIVADSLSAIKYAKVKPIRDENGLAIDFEVEGDFPTYGNDDDRVDSIAVEVIEGFMEELRKTPTYRNSEHTLSILTITSNVVYGKKTGTTPDGRKKGEPFAPGANPMHGRDKTGAIASLNSVAKIPFAGCCQDGISNTFSIVPTALGKSEDERKVNLTNLMDGYFEQLAFHLNVNVLDRATLLDAYDHPEKYPNLTIRVSGYAVRFNRLTKEQQMEVIHRTFHESR
- a CDS encoding alcohol dehydrogenase catalytic domain-containing protein, with protein sequence MLIKEGTWVELVERDIRKPGYGEALVDVEYCGVCHTDLHVAKGDFGKVPGRVLGHEGIGIVRELGEGIKSLKVGDRVSIAWFFEGCGCCEYCDTGRETLCRTVKNAGYSVDGAMATQCIVTADYAVKVPDGLDPAQASSITCAGVTCYAAIKAAKLRPGQWIALYGAGGLGNLAV